The following proteins are co-located in the Haliotis asinina isolate JCU_RB_2024 chromosome 13, JCU_Hal_asi_v2, whole genome shotgun sequence genome:
- the LOC137260136 gene encoding putative ankyrin repeat protein RF_0381 — MDINCARRRRKRQSQAVVRYRRDNLNIDAGNVSVYGTQIISNNDGSSQCDELVGQNICYGGTQIVISPLQKEQQDRWDDEVSTHVKGCTWTSVCTAVDERLQLHSTLVITGCPGEGKTTLGYLLADKVRRLNWTVFLPKTPEEYFACKFTNNTIVMLNDLWGAFDFEESNVRKWIPVLEDVKSRLDQSDSGATFGTIEERMQTRLVKLICVSREYIWKDTKPKLGKYVNNIFRHDSIINISKDTQLQPNDKLEIIKSFEQKFNLTLSKTVSQKMIDVQLPHGFPHCCELFFNLQGALSDPEAFFQHPIAFLNETLGHIIQDKSVEVVFSLLLKHDGRFNVHSLGKELTFSEPGLPPIKTKKIRDILKRFEGSYFRREGRCVTFAHPSIYESVASTIGSMNPAFLVEFSSISCLKDWLVIHNDNFHPGLPGNIISESDETLPLLINRFLKEIESGNMCEVLSHSVFGKEDFVVRFLERTNIQDLINSVDVISGLKFLFLVSSCGKNTFLRNIITSSHLSSDQCTEALCGCCHYGNEDGAMQLLSQNQAGVCSSKNNKGDTPLICATRAGNWKICRLLVEKGASMTSVNGDGDCALHLAAESGNQDLTGLLLNRSTRNIRNRKGETALHKAAMIGHKGTVDIILDNGADRNVKTNDGLTALYIASQSGFEDIVESLLRKGASVDLETKIGNTALFPAAERGHCQIVQMLLGHDSDLNHRNMYGVAPIYYTCRNNDLDLFDLLAANGANIDVENKQGVTPIMVAALYGNTELTNKMFSDGVRKHHISKDGSSLLHFAVRSGSAETVKLILNKACKTDVQEKGQKTPLHIASELGHLDIVSELLSWGADTNQVDDDRRSALHFACFGGLTETAEQLLDAGADPDAVDFLSNTPLHIASAKGFPTLCELLLERGADPNIKDKQYRTALHFVAKHGNLHCARILLQTPGIKRNVLNIQSYSPLDYAMQYDNPQLSSLMQEYGCKKNMIGEICDAISLFYLFLGIALMFINILTEICLHTTK, encoded by the coding sequence ATCGATGGGACGATGAAGTGAGTACTCATGTAAAGGGTTGTACCTGGACAAGTGTGTGCACCGCAGTAGACGAGCGTCTCCAACTCCACTCCACACTTGTCATCACCGGTTGCCCAGGAGAAGGCAAGACTACTCTGGGGTACCTGCTGGCAGACAAAGTCAGAAGACTCAACTGGACAGTTTTTTTGCCTAAAACACCAGAGGAATATTTTGCATGCAAATTCACCAACAACACCATCGTCATGTTGAATGACTTATGGGGTGCGTTTGACTTTGAAGAAAGCAATGTAAGGAAATGGATTCCAGTTCTTGAAGATGTGAAATCCAGGCTGGACCAGTCGGACTCTGGGGCGACGTTTGGTACCATTGAGGAAAGAATGCAAACACGGTTGGTGAAACTCATTTGTGTCAGTCGCGAATACATCTGGAAGGACACCAAACCCAAACTTGGCAAATATGTCAACAACATCTTCAGACATGACTCTATAATCAACATCTCCAAAGATACACAACTGCAACCAAATGACAAATTAGAGATCATAAAATCATTTGAACAGAAGTTCAACCTGACTCTATCAAAGACTGTTTCCCAGAAGATGATCGACGTTCAGCTTCCTCATGGCTTCCCTCACTGCTGTGAACTGTTCTTTAACCTCCAGGGTGCCCTTTCCGATCCTGAGGCATTTTTCCAACATCCCATTGCATTTCTGAATGAAACTCTTGGTCACATTATCCAGGACAAGTCGGTTGAGGTTGTCTTCAGCCTTCTCCTGAAGCATGATGGGAGGTTCAATGTGCATTCACTCGGCAAAGAGCTTACCTTCAGTGAGCCAGGTCTGCCTCCcatcaaaacaaagaaaataagaGACATCTTGAAACGTTTTGAGGGCAGTTATTTCCGGAGAGAAGGGAGATGTGTTACTTTTGCTCATCCATCAATATATGAAAGCGTTGCCTCCACTATTGGATCAATGAACCCAGCATTCCTTGTGGAGTTCAGCAGCATTAGCTGTCTAAAGGACTGGTTGGTCATTCACAATGACAATTTCCACCCCGGTTTGCCAGGTAACATTATTTCTGAGTCTGATGAAACACTTCCTTTACTCATAAACCGTTTTCTCAAAGAAATAGAGTCTGGCAACATGTGTGAAGTTCTGTCACACAGTGTGTTTGGAAAGGAAGACTTTGTTGTCAGGTTTCTTGAAAGAACAAACATCCAAGACCTTATCAACTCTGTGGATGTCATATCAGGCTTGAAGTTCCTCTTCTTAGTCTCCAGCTGTGGGAAGAATACCTTTCTCAGGAACATCATCACAAGTTCACATTTATCATCTGACCAGTGCACAGAGGCTTTGTGCGGATGCTGTCATTATGGCAACGAAGATGGTGCAATGCAACTGCTGTCACAAAACCAAGCAGGTGTTTGCAGCTCAAAGAACAACAAGGGTGACACGCCGCTGATCTGTGCAACAAGAGCAGGTAACTGGAAGATATGCAGACTACTGGTGGAGAAAGGAGCGAGTATGACATCAGTCAATGGAGATGGGGACTGTGCCCTGCATCTAGCAGCCGAGTCCGGGAATCAGGATCTCACAGGACTTTTGCTCAACAGATCAACCCGGAACATACGAAACAGAAAAGGTGAAACGGCTCTTCACAAAGCAGCAATGATTGGCCACAAAGGAACTGTGGACATTATCTTAGACAATGGTGCTGACAGGaatgtgaaaacaaatgatGGCTTAACTGCATTGTATATTGCCAGTCAGTCTGGTTTTGAGGATATTGTGGAGTCACTTCTCAGAAAAGGAGCATCAGTAGATTTGGAGACCAAAATAGGCAACACAGCCCTTTTCCCGGCAGCTGAGAGGGGTCACTGTCAGATTGTCCAAATGCTCCTTGGACATGATTCCGACTTAAACCACAGAAACATGTATGGTGTTGCACCGATCTACTATACCTGTAGAAACAACGATCTAGATTTGTTTGATCTTCTGGCTGCCAATGGCGCCAACATAGATGTTGAGAACAAACAGGGTGTGACGCCTATCATGGTGGCAGCTCTGTACGGAAACACTGAACTAACgaacaaaatgttttcagatGGTGTGAGAAAGCATCATATAAGCAAAGATGGATCCAGTCTTTTACACTTTGCTGTGAGAAGTGGCTCTGCTGAAACTGTGAAGTTGATTTTGAACAAAGCCTGTAAGACAGACGTTCAAGAAAAAGGGCAGAAGACTCCATTGCATATTGCGTCAGAATTAGGCCACCTGGATATCGTGTCAGAACTGCTCTCCTGGGGAGCTGATACCAACCAAGTAGATGATGACCGGAGAAGTGCGCTACACTTCGCATGTTTTGGAGGACTGACTGAAACTGCTGAACAGTTACTTGATGCAGGAGCCGATCCCGATGCTGTAGACTTTCTTTCCAATACACCATTACATATTGCATCTGCGAAAGGATTTCCAACCTTATGTGAACTGCTGCTGGAGAGGGGTGCAGATCCAAACATTAAGGACAAACAATATCGAACTGCCTTACACTTTGTAGCAAAACATGGAAACCTCCATTGTGCTCGTATTCTCCTTCAAACGCCTGGCATCAAGAGGAATGTTCTCAACATACAGTCCTACTCCCCACTTGACTATGCAATGCAATATGACAATCCCCAGTTAAGTTCTCTCATGCAAGAATATGGctgtaaaaaaaacatgattggGGAAATCTGTGATGCTATATCACTATTTTATCTGTTTTTAGGTATAGCACTCAtgtttattaatattttaactgaaatatgtttacatacTACAAAATAG